A region from the Variovorax sp. RKNM96 genome encodes:
- the paaC gene encoding 1,2-phenylacetyl-CoA epoxidase subunit PaaC — translation MQASIELNRTPAVQYLLRIGDTCLVLSQRLGEWCGHAPVLEEDIAMANIALDLVGQARGLLTHAGKLEGEGRAHDEDQLAYLRDERDYFNLTLVELPRGDFAFAVLRNTMVATLLKLLWQRLAASSDAEVAAIAGKAVKEARYHQQHSADWVVRLGDGTDESRRRTEKALKQLWLYVPELFESDAVDEEASASGLGPAWSELREPWLAEMQQVLDAAGLAMPQEAAFCSNGKRGVHSEHMGYILTEMQHLQRSFPGGVW, via the coding sequence ATGCAAGCATCGATCGAACTGAACCGCACGCCCGCCGTGCAATATCTGCTGCGCATCGGCGACACCTGCCTTGTGCTCTCGCAGCGCCTGGGCGAATGGTGCGGCCATGCGCCCGTGCTGGAAGAAGACATCGCGATGGCCAACATCGCGCTCGACCTCGTCGGCCAGGCCCGCGGCCTGCTCACGCATGCCGGCAAGCTCGAAGGCGAGGGCCGCGCGCACGACGAAGACCAGCTCGCGTACCTGCGCGACGAGCGCGACTACTTCAACCTCACGCTGGTCGAGCTGCCGCGCGGCGACTTCGCCTTTGCCGTGCTGCGCAACACCATGGTCGCCACGCTGCTCAAGCTGCTGTGGCAGCGCCTGGCCGCATCGAGCGACGCCGAAGTGGCCGCCATCGCCGGCAAGGCGGTGAAGGAAGCGCGCTACCACCAGCAGCACTCGGCCGACTGGGTCGTGCGCCTGGGCGACGGCACCGACGAATCGCGCCGCCGCACCGAGAAGGCCTTGAAGCAACTCTGGCTCTACGTGCCCGAACTCTTCGAGAGCGACGCGGTGGACGAGGAAGCCAGCGCCAGCGGCCTCGGCCCGGCATGGAGCGAACTGCGCGAGCCGTGGCTCGCCGAGATGCAGCAGGTGCTCGACGCCGCCGGTCTCGCGATGCCGCAGGAAGCCGCGTTCTGCAGCAACGGCAAGCGGGGCGTGCACAGCGAACACATGGGCTACATCCTCACCGAGATGCAGCACCTGCAGCGCAGCTTTCCCGGAGGCGTGTGGTGA
- the paaB gene encoding 1,2-phenylacetyl-CoA epoxidase subunit PaaB, with product MSADTTKQEWPLWEVFVRSKAGLDHKHCGSLHAADSKMAIQMARDVYTRRQEGSSIWVVRSEQIVASDPGEKDMYFDPAEDKVYRHPTFYALPKSVDHM from the coding sequence ATGAGCGCCGATACGACAAAACAAGAGTGGCCCCTGTGGGAAGTGTTCGTGCGCAGCAAGGCGGGCCTGGACCACAAGCATTGCGGCAGCCTGCACGCGGCCGATTCGAAGATGGCGATCCAGATGGCGCGCGACGTGTACACGCGCCGCCAGGAAGGCAGCAGCATCTGGGTGGTGCGCTCCGAGCAGATCGTGGCGAGCGACCCGGGCGAGAAGGACATGTACTTCGATCCGGCGGAAGACAAGGTCTACCGCCATCCGACCTTCTACGCGCTGCCCAAGTCCGTGGACCACATGTGA
- the paaA gene encoding 1,2-phenylacetyl-CoA epoxidase subunit PaaA produces the protein MYTQAMDTMGKDAGDGKKAVRSAEEMRLEERFDAQIDAGDFIEAKDWMPEHYRKTLVRQISQHAHSEIVGMLPEGNWISRAPTLKRKAILLAKVQDEGGHGLYLYAAAETLGTSRDQMFDALHSGKAKYSSIFNYPTLTWADMGTIGWLVDGAAIMNQVPICRCSYAPYARAMIRICREESFHQRQGYEALLTMMTHGTDAQKAMVQDAVNRWWWPSIMMFGPPDDQSPNSAQSMRWGIKRFSNDELRQKFIDAAVEQAAILGVTLPDPDLKWNEERQAHDFGTIDWSEFWRVVGGDGPCNRERLQARVDAWEDGEWVREAAMAHANKQPMKEAA, from the coding sequence ATGTACACGCAAGCCATGGACACCATGGGCAAGGACGCAGGCGACGGCAAGAAGGCCGTGCGTTCCGCCGAGGAGATGCGGCTCGAGGAGCGCTTCGACGCGCAGATCGATGCCGGCGACTTCATCGAGGCCAAGGACTGGATGCCCGAGCACTACCGCAAGACGCTGGTGCGCCAGATCAGCCAGCACGCGCACTCCGAGATCGTCGGCATGCTGCCCGAGGGCAACTGGATCAGCCGCGCGCCGACGTTGAAGCGCAAGGCCATCCTCCTGGCCAAGGTGCAGGACGAAGGCGGCCACGGCCTCTACCTGTATGCCGCCGCCGAGACGCTGGGCACCTCGCGCGACCAGATGTTCGACGCGCTGCACAGCGGCAAGGCCAAGTACAGCTCGATCTTCAACTACCCCACGCTCACCTGGGCCGACATGGGCACCATCGGCTGGCTGGTCGACGGCGCGGCCATCATGAACCAGGTGCCGATCTGCCGCTGCTCGTACGCACCGTATGCGCGCGCCATGATCCGCATCTGCCGCGAGGAGAGCTTTCACCAGCGCCAGGGCTACGAGGCCCTGCTCACCATGATGACCCACGGCACCGACGCGCAGAAGGCGATGGTGCAGGACGCGGTCAACCGCTGGTGGTGGCCCTCGATCATGATGTTCGGCCCACCCGACGACCAGTCGCCCAACTCGGCGCAATCGATGCGCTGGGGCATCAAGCGCTTCAGCAACGACGAGCTGCGCCAGAAGTTCATCGACGCCGCCGTCGAGCAGGCCGCCATCCTCGGCGTGACCCTGCCCGACCCCGACCTGAAGTGGAACGAAGAACGCCAGGCGCACGACTTCGGCACCATCGACTGGAGCGAGTTCTGGCGCGTGGTGGGCGGCGACGGCCCCTGCAACCGCGAGCGCCTGCAAGCGCGCGTCGACGCCTGGGAGGACGGCGAATGGGTCCGCGAGGCCGCGATGGCCCACGCCAACAAACAACCGATGAAGGAAGCCGCATGA
- a CDS encoding penicillin acylase family protein, whose amino-acid sequence MTLNFRPIALACVALALAGCAATTPAPSGKVTIKRDAYGVPHVYANDVRGLFHGFGYAVAEDRLFQMEMARRAVLGTVSEVMGPAYVALDKGSRAGFTPDSIRAQMARLSPDDKAIFDGYAAGFNARVNEVLAAEATLLPKQFTDAGFKPKADWTGYDVAMIWVGTMANRYSNVSSEVANLRLLEQLRKARGDVAGRQLFDQIRWVEDPLAPTTVPRTGARAQAAVQPAGDDAVARLAPVSPELLVARSDIDAARRGVAEPWTRPIASNLWIAGPSKTTDGSTVFINGPQFNWFNPSYVFGIGLHGAGFDVTGNTPFAHPVVLFGTNGKIAWGATAGPLDVNDMYQEKLNPANPHEYQFNGAMRAMTKRTEVIKVKGQPDQSVDVFATVHGIVTNFDLPNGTAYSMKRSWDGYELESLLGWIHSMQAKNWDQWLAQASRVAITINWYYADTEGNIGYVSPGRLPIRPATQDIRLPAMGDGSMEWLGIRPFSEDPKTFNPAQGYVANWNNQSAPGAVSDGGNYSVVDRVREFTARLEAKPKLTPDELWALTRTTAYADTNARYMVPFVLEATRNLPAADPARRAARLLADWNALNEDPAERGVYDSPATTLMMNWLPILYKKVLADDLPPEVFAAYAGNGYANDTQVASIRPGNGMKLVYNALLGAKAGVPQTYDFFNGEDKNAVLRATLTEAMAQLEKRYGKDTAKWRTPVVKHAFLTSNFIGAPQAGADELLTLPSFMNRGSQNDKVVLGARGVTLCTAAPPGQSGFVAPDGRKSAHYADQMALFKDFGCKSEALTPAEVDRQAESTRQLSY is encoded by the coding sequence ATGACATTGAATTTCCGACCGATCGCCCTCGCCTGTGTCGCCCTCGCGCTGGCCGGCTGCGCCGCCACCACGCCTGCGCCCAGTGGCAAGGTCACGATCAAGCGCGATGCCTACGGCGTGCCGCATGTGTACGCCAACGATGTGCGCGGCCTGTTCCACGGCTTCGGCTACGCGGTCGCCGAAGACCGCCTGTTCCAGATGGAGATGGCCCGCCGCGCGGTGCTCGGTACGGTCTCCGAAGTGATGGGCCCAGCCTACGTCGCGCTCGACAAGGGCAGCCGCGCCGGCTTCACGCCCGACTCCATCCGCGCGCAGATGGCGCGCCTGTCGCCCGACGACAAGGCGATCTTCGATGGCTACGCCGCGGGCTTCAATGCGCGCGTGAACGAAGTGCTCGCGGCCGAGGCCACGCTGCTGCCCAAGCAGTTCACCGATGCCGGCTTCAAGCCGAAGGCCGACTGGACGGGCTACGACGTGGCCATGATCTGGGTCGGCACCATGGCCAACCGCTATTCGAACGTGAGCAGCGAGGTCGCCAACCTGCGCCTGCTGGAGCAACTGCGCAAGGCCCGCGGCGACGTCGCCGGCCGCCAGCTGTTCGACCAGATCCGCTGGGTGGAAGACCCGCTCGCGCCGACCACCGTGCCGCGCACCGGCGCGCGTGCGCAGGCTGCCGTGCAGCCGGCCGGCGACGATGCCGTCGCACGCCTGGCCCCCGTCTCGCCCGAGCTGCTGGTCGCGCGCAGCGACATCGACGCGGCCCGCCGCGGCGTGGCCGAGCCATGGACCCGCCCGATCGCCAGCAACCTCTGGATCGCCGGCCCGTCGAAGACCACCGACGGCAGCACCGTCTTCATCAACGGCCCGCAGTTCAACTGGTTCAACCCGTCCTACGTGTTCGGCATCGGCCTGCACGGCGCCGGCTTCGACGTGACGGGCAACACGCCGTTCGCGCACCCGGTCGTCCTCTTCGGCACCAACGGCAAGATCGCCTGGGGCGCCACCGCCGGCCCGCTGGACGTGAACGACATGTACCAGGAGAAGCTCAACCCGGCCAACCCGCACGAGTACCAGTTCAACGGCGCGATGCGCGCGATGACCAAGCGCACCGAGGTCATCAAGGTCAAGGGCCAGCCCGACCAGAGCGTGGACGTGTTCGCCACCGTGCACGGCATCGTCACCAACTTCGACCTGCCCAACGGCACCGCCTATTCGATGAAGCGCAGTTGGGACGGCTACGAGCTCGAATCGCTGCTCGGCTGGATCCATTCGATGCAGGCGAAGAACTGGGACCAGTGGCTGGCGCAGGCCTCGCGCGTGGCCATCACCATCAACTGGTACTACGCGGACACCGAGGGCAACATCGGCTATGTCTCGCCCGGCCGCCTGCCGATCCGCCCGGCCACACAGGACATCCGCCTGCCCGCCATGGGCGACGGCTCGATGGAATGGCTCGGCATCCGCCCCTTCAGCGAAGACCCCAAGACCTTCAACCCGGCGCAAGGCTACGTCGCCAACTGGAACAACCAGTCCGCGCCGGGCGCGGTGAGCGACGGCGGCAACTACTCGGTGGTCGACCGCGTGCGCGAATTCACCGCGCGCCTGGAAGCCAAGCCGAAGCTCACGCCCGACGAGCTGTGGGCGCTCACCCGCACCACCGCGTACGCCGACACCAATGCGCGCTACATGGTGCCCTTCGTGCTCGAGGCCACGCGCAACCTGCCGGCCGCCGACCCCGCGCGCCGCGCGGCACGCCTGCTGGCCGACTGGAACGCCCTCAACGAAGACCCGGCCGAGCGCGGCGTCTACGACAGCCCCGCCACCACGTTGATGATGAACTGGCTGCCCATCCTCTATAAAAAGGTGCTGGCCGACGACCTGCCGCCCGAGGTGTTCGCAGCCTACGCGGGCAATGGCTATGCCAACGACACGCAGGTGGCCAGCATCCGCCCCGGCAACGGCATGAAGCTGGTCTACAACGCACTGCTCGGCGCCAAGGCCGGCGTGCCGCAGACCTACGACTTCTTCAACGGCGAAGACAAGAACGCGGTGCTGCGCGCCACGCTCACGGAGGCCATGGCCCAACTGGAGAAGCGCTACGGCAAGGACACCGCGAAGTGGCGCACGCCGGTGGTGAAGCACGCCTTTCTCACCAGCAACTTCATCGGTGCGCCGCAGGCGGGTGCCGACGAGTTGCTCACGCTGCCGAGCTTCATGAACCGGGGCTCGCAGAACGACAAGGTGGTGCTCGGTGCGCGCGGCGTGACGCTGTGCACCGCCGCGCCGCCCGGCCAGAGCGGCTTCGTCGCGCCCGATGGCCGCAAGTCGGCGCACTACGCCGACCAGATGGCGCTTTTCAAGGACTTCGGCTGCAAGAGCGAGGCGCTGACGCCCGCCGAGGTGGACCGGCAGGCCGAATCGACCAGGCAGCTGAGCTACTGA
- the paaK gene encoding phenylacetate--CoA ligase PaaK — MTARHPAPGELDPIETASRDEIAALQLTRLRATLQRAYDNVPHYRKAFDAKGVHPNDLKSLADLSKFPFTVKSDLRDNYPFGMFAVPRENVARIHASSGTTGKPTVVGYTLKDIDTWANLVARSIRAAGGRPGDMVHVSYGYGLFTGGLGAHYGAERAGCTVIPMSGGQTEKQVQIIQDFKPNIIMVTPSYMQVIIEQFERQGLDAKDSSLKIGIFGAEPWTEAMRRDIEAKAGIDAVDIYGLSEVMGPGVASECVESKDGPVIWEDHFYPEIIDPETGELKADGEEGELVFTSLSKEAMPIVRYRTRDLTRLLPPTSRSFRRMGKIVGRSDDMMIIRGVNVFPTQVEEIVLAHKSLSGLYQVHVSRADKLDQVEVHCELNPADAAAADRTAIGEWVQHRVKTLIGISTRVVVHAPNEMERTQTGKARRVIDTRPR; from the coding sequence ATGACCGCCCGACACCCCGCCCCCGGCGAACTCGACCCCATCGAAACCGCGAGCCGCGACGAGATAGCCGCGCTGCAGCTCACGCGCCTGCGCGCCACGCTGCAGCGCGCCTACGACAACGTGCCGCACTACCGCAAGGCCTTCGATGCGAAGGGCGTGCACCCCAACGACCTGAAGTCGCTCGCCGACCTGTCGAAGTTCCCGTTCACGGTGAAGAGCGACCTGCGCGACAACTACCCCTTCGGCATGTTCGCCGTGCCGCGCGAAAACGTGGCGCGCATCCATGCCTCGTCGGGCACCACCGGAAAGCCCACCGTGGTCGGCTACACGCTCAAGGACATCGACACCTGGGCCAACCTCGTCGCCCGCTCCATCCGCGCGGCGGGCGGGCGGCCCGGCGACATGGTGCATGTGTCGTACGGCTACGGCCTCTTCACCGGCGGCCTGGGCGCGCACTACGGCGCCGAGCGCGCGGGCTGCACCGTCATCCCCATGTCGGGCGGCCAGACCGAGAAGCAGGTGCAGATCATCCAGGACTTCAAGCCGAACATCATCATGGTCACGCCCAGCTACATGCAGGTGATCATCGAGCAGTTCGAGCGCCAGGGCCTCGATGCGAAAGACAGCTCGCTCAAGATCGGCATCTTCGGCGCCGAGCCGTGGACCGAGGCGATGCGCCGCGACATCGAGGCCAAGGCCGGCATCGACGCGGTCGACATCTACGGCCTCTCCGAAGTGATGGGCCCGGGCGTTGCCAGCGAATGCGTCGAGAGCAAGGACGGCCCGGTGATCTGGGAAGACCATTTCTACCCCGAGATCATCGACCCCGAGACCGGCGAGCTGAAGGCCGACGGCGAAGAAGGCGAACTGGTCTTCACCTCGCTCAGCAAGGAGGCGATGCCGATCGTTCGCTACCGCACGCGCGACCTCACGCGCCTCCTACCGCCCACCTCGCGCTCGTTCCGCCGCATGGGCAAGATCGTCGGGCGCAGCGACGACATGATGATCATCCGCGGCGTGAACGTCTTCCCCACGCAGGTGGAGGAGATCGTGCTCGCGCACAAGAGCCTCTCGGGCCTCTACCAGGTGCACGTGAGCCGTGCCGACAAGCTCGACCAGGTCGAGGTGCACTGCGAGCTCAACCCCGCCGACGCCGCCGCGGCGGACCGCACCGCCATCGGCGAATGGGTGCAGCACCGCGTGAAGACGCTCATCGGCATTTCGACGCGCGTGGTGGTTCATGCGCCCAACGAGATGGAACGCACCCAGACCGGCAAGGCCCGCCGCGTGATCGATACACGCCCGCGCTGA
- the paaI gene encoding hydroxyphenylacetyl-CoA thioesterase PaaI: protein MTESTRTPQQIAEYVRDGMLANDNATKGLDMRIVEVGPGQATIEMRVRPDMLNGHATCHGGFMATLADSTFAFACNSYNELTVASGFSIDFIAPAREGDMLTARCHEVSKAGRTGVYDTEITNQRGERIAMFRGRSYTAKGRPAVPA from the coding sequence ATGACCGAATCCACCCGCACGCCCCAGCAGATCGCCGAGTACGTCCGCGACGGCATGCTCGCCAACGACAACGCCACCAAGGGCCTGGACATGCGCATCGTCGAGGTCGGCCCCGGCCAGGCCACCATCGAGATGCGCGTTCGCCCCGACATGCTCAACGGCCACGCCACCTGCCACGGCGGCTTCATGGCCACGCTGGCCGACTCGACCTTCGCCTTCGCCTGCAACTCGTACAACGAGCTGACCGTGGCCTCGGGCTTCTCGATCGATTTCATCGCTCCCGCGCGCGAAGGCGACATGCTCACCGCACGCTGCCACGAGGTCTCCAAGGCCGGCCGCACCGGCGTGTACGACACCGAAATCACCAACCAGCGCGGCGAGCGCATCGCGATGTTCCGCGGCCGCTCCTACACCGCCAAAGGCCGCCCCGCCGTCCCCGCCTGA
- a CDS encoding enoyl-CoA hydratase-related protein has translation MSEPLVLTSNAGAVHTLSLNRPAALNSFTTELHAELMAALESAAGDDSVRCVVLTGAGRAFCAGQDLADPAVAPDPTPGAAPKDLGRMISTYYAPLVARLRSMPVPVVAAVNGVAAGAGANLALCCDLVVAGRSASFIQAFTKIGLVPDTGGTWLLPRLVGSARALGIALLGDKLPAEEAARIGLIWQCVDDAALPDAAAALASKLAAMPTRALVATRQALAAAQDMSLDDALAEEARLQREMGNANDYREGVEAFRAKRAPVFKDR, from the coding sequence ATGTCAGAACCTTTAGTTCTCACAAGCAATGCCGGCGCGGTCCACACGCTGAGCCTGAACCGCCCTGCGGCGCTCAACAGCTTCACGACCGAACTGCATGCCGAACTGATGGCGGCGCTGGAATCGGCGGCCGGAGACGACAGCGTTCGATGCGTCGTCCTCACCGGCGCAGGCCGGGCCTTCTGCGCGGGGCAAGACCTCGCCGATCCCGCCGTCGCCCCGGACCCCACGCCCGGCGCCGCGCCCAAGGACCTGGGCCGAATGATCTCCACCTACTACGCCCCGCTCGTCGCGCGCCTGCGCTCGATGCCGGTGCCGGTGGTCGCAGCCGTCAACGGCGTTGCCGCCGGAGCGGGCGCCAACCTCGCGCTGTGCTGCGACCTCGTCGTGGCCGGCCGCTCGGCCAGCTTCATCCAGGCCTTCACCAAGATCGGACTCGTGCCCGACACCGGCGGCACCTGGCTGCTGCCGCGCCTCGTGGGCTCGGCGCGCGCGCTCGGCATCGCGCTGCTCGGCGACAAACTCCCCGCGGAAGAAGCCGCACGCATCGGCCTGATCTGGCAGTGCGTGGACGATGCGGCACTGCCCGACGCGGCCGCCGCACTCGCCTCGAAGCTGGCCGCCATGCCGACCCGCGCCCTCGTCGCCACCCGGCAGGCCCTGGCCGCGGCCCAGGACATGAGCCTCGATGACGCACTCGCCGAAGAAGCGCGCCTGCAGCGCGAGATGGGCAATGCCAACGACTACCGCGAAGGCGTCGAGGCCTTCCGCGCCAAGCGCGCGCCGGTGTTCAAGGACCGCTGA
- a CDS encoding phenylacetic acid degradation protein PaaY, translated as MPSYSIDGVIPVVDPSAYVHPSAVLIGDVIVGPNCYVGPCASLRGDFGRIVLEEGSNVQDHCCIHGFPDNDTVVEVNGHIGHGAILHSCIVRRDALVGMNAVVMDEAEIGEKAIVAACAFVPAGMKVPARSLVSGIPAKVKRELTDEEVAWKLEGTHVYQALTVRSLESLREVAPLAEVEADRPRLPAIDVRPLIATRRG; from the coding sequence ATGCCCAGCTATTCCATCGACGGCGTGATTCCCGTCGTCGACCCGAGCGCGTACGTACACCCCAGCGCAGTCCTGATCGGCGACGTGATCGTCGGCCCGAACTGCTATGTCGGCCCTTGCGCAAGCCTGCGCGGCGACTTCGGCCGCATCGTGCTGGAGGAGGGCTCGAACGTGCAGGACCACTGCTGCATCCACGGCTTTCCCGACAACGACACGGTGGTGGAGGTCAACGGCCACATCGGCCACGGCGCGATCCTGCACAGCTGCATCGTGCGGCGCGATGCGCTGGTGGGCATGAACGCGGTGGTGATGGACGAGGCCGAGATCGGCGAGAAGGCCATCGTCGCGGCCTGCGCCTTCGTTCCGGCCGGTATGAAGGTGCCGGCGCGTTCGCTGGTGTCGGGCATTCCGGCGAAGGTAAAGCGCGAACTCACCGATGAAGAGGTTGCCTGGAAGCTCGAAGGCACGCACGTCTACCAGGCGTTGACGGTGCGCAGCCTCGAGAGCCTGCGCGAAGTGGCACCGCTTGCCGAAGTGGAGGCAGACCGGCCGCGCCTGCCGGCGATCGATGTGCGTCCGCTCATTGCCACGCGGCGCGGATAG
- a CDS encoding TetR/AcrR family transcriptional regulator, translated as MPRGRSATYDDQRELILAQAAQLFARRGYPATSMNQVAEACNLSKATLYHYYKDKSSLLISIAETHVSKLAALVAEEEASTHTDEERLRRFIYRIVEEYAGAQDAHRVLTDDVRFLEEEDRERVLDKEREVVAGFARAVSALRPGAPSDDLAKPLTMLLFGMINWMFTWMKPGGTLDHAAIAPIVADLFLGGIGAVKSPDYAAIKAAQADQAVFK; from the coding sequence ATGCCGCGTGGAAGATCCGCCACCTACGACGACCAGCGCGAACTGATCCTCGCGCAGGCCGCCCAGCTGTTCGCGCGCCGGGGCTATCCCGCCACGTCGATGAACCAGGTGGCCGAGGCGTGCAACCTCTCGAAGGCCACGCTCTATCACTACTACAAGGACAAGAGCAGCCTCCTCATCAGCATCGCCGAGACGCACGTGTCGAAGCTGGCGGCGCTGGTGGCCGAGGAAGAGGCGTCGACGCATACCGATGAAGAGCGCCTTCGCCGCTTCATCTACCGCATCGTCGAGGAATATGCCGGCGCGCAGGACGCGCACCGCGTGCTGACCGACGACGTGCGCTTTCTCGAGGAAGAAGACCGCGAGCGCGTGCTCGACAAGGAGCGCGAGGTGGTCGCGGGCTTTGCGCGCGCGGTGTCTGCACTGCGGCCCGGTGCGCCGAGCGACGACCTGGCCAAGCCGCTGACCATGCTGCTGTTCGGCATGATCAACTGGATGTTCACCTGGATGAAGCCGGGCGGAACGCTCGACCACGCGGCGATTGCGCCGATCGTGGCCGATCTCTTTCTGGGCGGCATCGGCGCGGTGAAGTCGCCGGACTACGCGGCGATCAAAGCCGCGCAGGCCGATCAGGCCGTCTTCAAGTAG
- a CDS encoding SDR family oxidoreductase: MSEQATLGTAVVTGASAGLGKIYADRLARRGHDLVLVARRADLLEEVATALRAKYGVKVQTLAADLAVADDLERVVKAVSTDASITLLVNNAGVSTLAPVAQTTTTQLQSMLDVNIDALAHLSHAALTAFKARNRGTLVNIGSVLGFHTLPISSIYSGTKAFVVAFTRGLQDEVAGTGVKVQLVLPAATATDIWELSGVPMSALAEGTIMAAEDCVDAALAGLDLGEPITLPSVNDAALLATFVDASAKLFGASQTSKPAARYLKTA, encoded by the coding sequence ATGAGCGAACAAGCAACCCTCGGCACCGCCGTCGTCACAGGCGCATCGGCCGGCCTCGGCAAGATCTACGCGGACCGCCTGGCCCGCCGCGGCCACGACCTCGTGCTGGTGGCGCGCCGCGCCGACCTGCTGGAAGAAGTCGCGACCGCGCTGCGCGCCAAATACGGCGTGAAGGTGCAGACGCTCGCCGCCGACCTGGCCGTTGCCGACGACCTCGAGCGCGTCGTCAAGGCCGTGTCCACCGATGCGTCGATCACGCTGCTGGTCAACAACGCCGGCGTCTCGACGCTCGCACCCGTCGCGCAGACCACGACCACGCAGCTGCAGAGCATGCTGGACGTGAACATCGACGCCCTCGCGCACCTGAGCCACGCCGCGCTGACCGCCTTCAAGGCGCGCAACCGCGGCACGCTGGTGAACATCGGCTCGGTGCTGGGCTTCCACACGCTGCCGATCAGCAGCATCTACAGCGGCACCAAGGCCTTCGTGGTCGCGTTCACGCGCGGGCTGCAGGACGAAGTGGCGGGCACCGGCGTGAAGGTGCAGCTGGTGCTGCCGGCCGCCACGGCCACCGACATCTGGGAGCTCTCGGGCGTACCGATGTCGGCGCTGGCCGAAGGCACGATCATGGCCGCCGAAGACTGCGTGGACGCCGCCCTGGCCGGCCTCGACCTGGGCGAGCCGATCACGCTGCCGTCGGTGAACGATGCCGCCCTGCTCGCGACTTTTGTCGATGCGAGCGCCAAGCTCTTCGGCGCTTCGCAGACCAGCAAGCCGGCAGCGCGCTACTTGAAGACGGCCTGA
- a CDS encoding TetR/AcrR family transcriptional regulator, whose protein sequence is MRYPAAETAEKHQKILAEASRLFKERGFDGVSVSEIMKATGLTHGPFYNHFESKDALMAACIDHAGSAALADLDAAGETPEGMRTYVRDYLSPDHRDGRADGCLVAAFAAQSGTESSGGISVPLTTYLKSVIDRFAKNFPWRSKKNAKGDAIRMLASMYGGVVLARAVDDEALSEEILREVLAGLQSAPKA, encoded by the coding sequence ATGCGATACCCCGCAGCAGAAACCGCCGAAAAGCACCAGAAGATCCTTGCCGAGGCCTCGCGCCTCTTCAAGGAACGCGGCTTCGACGGCGTGAGCGTGAGCGAGATCATGAAAGCCACGGGCCTCACGCACGGGCCCTTCTACAACCACTTCGAATCGAAGGACGCGCTGATGGCGGCATGCATCGACCACGCCGGGAGCGCTGCGCTCGCCGACCTCGATGCGGCCGGCGAAACCCCCGAAGGCATGCGCACCTATGTGCGGGACTACCTGAGCCCCGACCACCGCGACGGCCGCGCCGACGGTTGCCTCGTGGCGGCATTCGCGGCGCAGTCGGGAACCGAGAGCAGCGGGGGCATCAGCGTGCCGCTGACGACTTATCTCAAGTCGGTGATCGACCGCTTCGCCAAGAACTTTCCGTGGCGCTCGAAGAAAAACGCAAAGGGCGATGCGATCCGCATGCTCGCGTCGATGTACGGCGGTGTGGTGCTGGCCCGCGCCGTGGACGACGAGGCACTGTCGGAAGAAATCCTGCGCGAGGTGCTCGCCGGCCTTCAGTCGGCCCCGAAGGCCTGA